In the Desulfitobacterium hafniense DCB-2 genome, GACGGCCCGGATAGCATCTTCCAAGCCACTGTATTTTACCGTAAATAGAATAAGATCAGCCGGTGAGGTCTTTTCCTCCGGCGTCACATAATGGAACTCACACCGCTGGCCATTACAGAAAATTGCATCCTTTAGATATCTATCTATTCTCTGCTGATCGGCAATAATTCTTAAGTCAGGCTGGGGTATTCTCTTGGCCAGATGACTTCCATACAATATTCCCATAGCACCTAAACCGATAATAGCTACCGTTTTGATCTCCATATCTGACTCAATCCCTCACTAAACTATTCTTTAAGTGTCCCTATTACTTATATAAATGAACCTTAAATACAGTATAACATTTGTACTCTGAATAGTTGTAGACGATTTAATCACTTTGAAATAGACGTAGGAGCAGTTCCATAACTATTCTCAAGGCATTATATTTAGAACATATGTTTGATATAATCTTTTCAAGGTAATAAAAGGTAAATACACTAAAGACTATGTATTAATTACTCTATACCCCTAAATTATGATATATTAATATCAAGTAAGAAGAGGAAGAACATGAGCCTTATTCACAATCCTCACGATAAATTTTTTAAAGAAACCTTTGGTGATATCGGCATGGCCAGGAGCTTTCTGAAGAATTATCTTCCACAGGAGATCCTGGCACTAGTTGACCTGGAAACTATCCTGCCGCAAAAAGACAGCTATATCGATCAGGAGCTGCAGGAAAGCTTCTCCGACCTACTGTTTCAAGTGAAGATCCATAAGAATGAGGGATACCTCTATTTTCTGTTTGAGCATAAAAGCTATCCGTCCCAAGGAATAGCCCTGCAGTTGCTGAAATATATGGTCAGGATATGGGAAAGCAAACTAAAGGAATCCAAAACAGATAAACTACCACTCATCATTCCGATGGTGGTGTACCACGGTCAGGAAAAGTGGAATAGTTCCCTGAAACTATCCGGGATAATCGACAATTATGAACAGCTGCCCAACGCTGTAACTCAATATATTCCGGAGTACGAATACATCCTCTACGACCTTTCCACATACACTGATCAAGAAATGGTCGGCAATATGCTGCTCCTGATTATATTGAGGACCATGCGGGACATCTTTATCAAGGATACGGAAGCATTCCATAACATACTGCATGAATTATTGATTAGCTTTGAGCGGGTGGAAGATCAGGAAAAGGGGATGCAATTCTTTGAGACCCTGATCAGATATATCTTAAGTACCCGACAGGACTTGGAACTAAAAAGAATTTACGAGATCGCCAAGGAAGTTTCACTGGAAAGAGGTGAAGTTATGATGACTATCGCAGAAAAGCTGATTATGGAAGGTATGGAAAAAGGATTGAAAAAAGGCAGAGAAGAAGGACTGGAAAAAGGCAGAGAAGAAACAAAACTGGAAGTAGCCAGAAATCTGCTGGGGTTAGGGATAGAGATGGATAAGGTCGCGAAGGCTACAGGACTTTCGGAAGAAGAAATTCGCAAATTGATGAATTAATATTTCCCAGGTAGGCGGCGCGTTCAGTATTTCTTTTCCCACAGCGCGAATCCTCAGCCGGTTAGCATTCGTTTAAAGCATCGGCTTCGGCGATAGTCTCCACTGGAGACTATCGTGCCGCGTAAAGACATACTATGTCTTTACGTATCAGCCCTGGAGGTCTTAACTGACCTGTTCGGGATACGAAATGATGTAGTACATCATTTCGGCCAAGCCACACGGCCACATATACCTACTACGTGGCGCCGGCGTACGGGTGGGACCGACCCCAAACTTTCTTGCACCTACCTTGTTTTTTCCCCAAGGAAAAAAACTAAAACCCCTACCCGCGAAAACTCAAAAGCTTGCCTCCGCACCAGTGCACAATTTGAACCAATGCAAAAGAGACCATCTTCTATAGACGGTCTCTTTTGCTTACTTACCTGGCAACGACTTACTTTCCCAGGACCCTGCGGTCCAAGTATCATCAGCCCTGGAGGTCTTAACTTCCGTGTTCGGGATGGGAACGGGTGGAACCCCTCCGGTATAGTCACCAGATCCTTTGAAGTTTCAGTGTTCCTCTCGGAACTCTGTTCCCTCAAAACTGCACAGGTCCTCTTCCACTGTAATTTAGTCTTTCATCGTCCTCACTGCAGATTTGAGCCCTTCAGTGAGGTCCTTTTCGTTGCGGTTTGTTAGGTCAAGCCCTCGACCGATTAGTACCCGTCAGCTCCATACCTCACGGCACTTCCACTCCGGGCCTATCTACCTGATCATCTTTCAGGGGTCTTACCAGATTACTCTGTGGGAAATCTCATCTTGAGGCCGGTTTCGCGCTTAGATGCTTTCAGCGCTTATCTGCTCCGGATATAGCTACCCAGCACTGCCTCTGGCGAGACAACTGGTACACCAGTGATCCGT is a window encoding:
- a CDS encoding Rpn family recombination-promoting nuclease/putative transposase codes for the protein MSLIHNPHDKFFKETFGDIGMARSFLKNYLPQEILALVDLETILPQKDSYIDQELQESFSDLLFQVKIHKNEGYLYFLFEHKSYPSQGIALQLLKYMVRIWESKLKESKTDKLPLIIPMVVYHGQEKWNSSLKLSGIIDNYEQLPNAVTQYIPEYEYILYDLSTYTDQEMVGNMLLLIILRTMRDIFIKDTEAFHNILHELLISFERVEDQEKGMQFFETLIRYILSTRQDLELKRIYEIAKEVSLERGEVMMTIAEKLIMEGMEKGLKKGREEGLEKGREETKLEVARNLLGLGIEMDKVAKATGLSEEEIRKLMN